The Candidatus Koribacter versatilis Ellin345 genome has a segment encoding these proteins:
- a CDS encoding M20/M25/M40 family metallo-hydrolase, whose amino-acid sequence MIRSLARLFVVPTLFCSFGFAQNAWTPKEINDMRDIRDAALSSDYGYQELSYLTDSIGPRLTGSAQYNAAADYVAAEMRKLGLEVTLEKATVPHWVRRNESGELVTYPGQANHFPQKIVLTALGHSVGTPADGVTAEVVVVNNSDELHALGDKVQGKIVLFNAKYDDRLRDAGYSFDAYGDAVRYRGIGPAEAAKLGAVGALVRSVGSADYRLPHTGLTLVDPKGKNVPAAAVSAEDADLLARLTKRGPVQMKLVLNTEMLEPVTGYNVIADLKGSEHPDEYVIVSGHLDSWDLGTGAIDDGAGVAIAMQAVETIHRLNLHPKRTIRFVAWVDEEGGISGALQYAKDYPAAKHFGTIESDTGAGHPIGYITDSSDEAFKVLAPIAPLLEEMGVVVNRTGEEAGADISPLSWAGVPGFAPLMDSRKYFDYHHTAADTLDKVDPKELRENGALVGVLAYGLANCAKTLPRIAKPVPDWMK is encoded by the coding sequence ATGATTCGTTCGCTCGCGCGCCTTTTCGTGGTGCCCACTTTGTTTTGCTCTTTCGGTTTTGCCCAGAACGCGTGGACTCCGAAGGAGATCAACGACATGCGCGACATCCGCGATGCTGCGCTTAGCAGTGATTACGGATACCAGGAACTCTCCTACCTCACCGACAGCATTGGCCCGCGCCTGACAGGCTCGGCGCAGTATAACGCCGCGGCAGACTACGTTGCGGCAGAGATGCGAAAGCTTGGCCTGGAAGTGACGCTGGAGAAAGCGACGGTGCCCCATTGGGTGCGGCGTAACGAAAGTGGTGAGCTGGTGACCTATCCGGGCCAGGCCAATCATTTTCCGCAAAAAATTGTTCTCACTGCGCTCGGACATAGCGTGGGTACTCCGGCCGATGGCGTTACGGCGGAAGTCGTCGTCGTGAATAACTCCGACGAACTGCATGCGCTCGGCGACAAAGTGCAAGGCAAGATCGTTCTCTTCAACGCGAAGTATGACGACCGTCTGCGCGATGCCGGATATTCCTTCGACGCTTATGGAGACGCGGTTCGTTATCGCGGCATTGGTCCGGCGGAAGCAGCGAAGCTTGGAGCAGTGGGCGCGCTGGTGCGGTCCGTAGGAAGTGCGGATTATCGTCTTCCACACACCGGACTGACGCTGGTGGATCCGAAGGGCAAGAATGTTCCCGCGGCGGCGGTGAGTGCGGAAGACGCCGATCTTCTTGCGCGGCTCACCAAGCGCGGACCGGTGCAGATGAAACTTGTGCTTAACACCGAGATGCTCGAGCCTGTGACCGGCTATAACGTGATCGCAGATCTCAAGGGCAGCGAACATCCCGATGAGTACGTGATTGTCTCCGGGCACCTCGACTCATGGGACCTGGGCACCGGCGCGATTGACGACGGCGCCGGCGTGGCGATTGCGATGCAAGCGGTGGAGACGATTCATCGTTTGAATTTGCACCCGAAACGGACGATCCGCTTTGTAGCGTGGGTGGATGAAGAAGGCGGCATCAGCGGAGCGCTGCAGTACGCAAAGGACTATCCGGCGGCAAAGCATTTTGGGACCATTGAGAGCGATACCGGCGCCGGGCATCCGATCGGCTACATTACCGACAGCTCAGATGAAGCCTTCAAAGTGCTGGCGCCGATTGCGCCCCTGCTGGAAGAAATGGGCGTGGTCGTAAACCGAACTGGTGAAGAGGCGGGAGCCGACATCAGCCCGCTATCGTGGGCCGGAGTTCCGGGATTTGCCCCGCTGATGGACAGCCGGAAGTACTTCGATTACCACCACACGGCCGCCGACACGCTCGATAAAGTTGATCCGAAAGAACTTCGGGAGAACGGGGCGCTGGTCGGGGTACTCGCGTACGGGCTGGCAAACTGCGCCAAAACGCTGCCGAGAATCGCAAAACCTGTTCCCGACTGGATGAAATAA
- a CDS encoding DUF2844 domain-containing protein has protein sequence MRSVRGWLRKSLTVAAGAALLLLPATANAELGGNENSVKADQQRLRGSLQVNRAQSYAVHEIRTDSNAVVREYVSPAGKVFGVSYHGPVIGESNSVLGSYSAQLAQAMKSAHNGRHMGGPVIVRVGDVVYEATGHLRSYHVRAYVASAVPQGVATEEIR, from the coding sequence ATGAGATCTGTACGTGGATGGTTGCGAAAGAGCTTAACCGTTGCCGCGGGTGCCGCACTGCTGCTCCTGCCGGCGACGGCCAATGCCGAGTTAGGCGGAAACGAAAATTCAGTCAAAGCTGACCAGCAGCGCTTGCGCGGATCGCTCCAGGTGAATCGCGCACAGTCCTATGCTGTTCACGAAATTCGGACCGACTCGAACGCGGTGGTGCGGGAGTACGTCTCGCCTGCCGGCAAAGTTTTCGGTGTCTCCTACCACGGCCCTGTGATCGGCGAGAGCAACTCGGTGCTGGGTAGCTACTCCGCACAGCTCGCGCAGGCAATGAAGTCCGCACACAATGGACGTCACATGGGCGGTCCGGTGATCGTCCGGGTTGGCGACGTCGTCTATGAGGCGACCGGACACCTGCGCTCCTACCATGTGCGCGCGTACGTGGCGAGCGCGGTGCCGCAAGGCGTCGCAACGGAGGAGATCCGATGA
- a CDS encoding DUF3443 domain-containing protein: MKRILSLLLLSALLVILAACSSSKSIDNGGGGGGGGTVANSVALSVGPGPSDLTNGGYANILFATVTVCQPGTSNCTAIDHVLVDTGSFGLRIFSSELPSGFTLSPIASGSGSLYECLPFVDSYAWGPVVSADIEMAGEKGSSVPVQLMMNTAAPTTCTSTVAVAGSSQVSTVNDLGAKGILGVGNFGTDCGTYCTTVQKFDLYFGCSSSSASSCTQAATPESNQVVNPVQTFAADNNGVMIQLGSPDSGSGTASGTMFFGVGTQSNNTPASGVTAVKLDSKGDFTTKFQSTTYGSSYADTGSNAYFFGTITNTTTLTTSTGITGCNLGTAANPAYFYCPSSELSESATMAASATPTSTTTVNFKVGNANTTTGFALDDLAGTNTDDTSFDWGLPFFFGRTVFIGFDGASSSLASGSYIAF; this comes from the coding sequence ATGAAGCGCATCCTCTCGCTCTTGCTCCTTAGCGCATTGCTCGTGATCCTTGCGGCCTGCAGCAGCAGCAAATCCATCGACAACGGCGGTGGCGGCGGTGGTGGCGGCACCGTGGCCAACTCCGTCGCATTGAGCGTTGGCCCCGGGCCTTCCGACCTGACCAATGGTGGCTATGCCAACATCCTGTTTGCCACCGTGACCGTCTGCCAGCCGGGTACTTCGAACTGCACCGCGATCGACCACGTCCTTGTGGATACCGGCTCGTTCGGGCTTCGCATCTTCTCCAGTGAACTTCCCAGCGGCTTCACCCTGAGCCCGATTGCGTCCGGCAGTGGCTCGCTCTATGAATGCCTGCCTTTCGTGGATAGCTACGCGTGGGGCCCAGTCGTCTCGGCTGACATTGAGATGGCGGGCGAAAAGGGTTCATCGGTGCCGGTTCAGTTGATGATGAATACGGCTGCTCCAACCACCTGCACTTCGACGGTCGCTGTCGCCGGCAGCTCGCAGGTTTCCACCGTCAATGATCTCGGCGCCAAGGGCATTCTCGGTGTCGGAAACTTCGGTACCGACTGTGGCACCTACTGCACTACGGTCCAGAAATTCGACTTGTACTTCGGTTGCTCCAGTTCTTCCGCGAGTTCCTGCACTCAGGCCGCGACCCCCGAGTCCAACCAGGTGGTGAATCCGGTGCAGACCTTCGCCGCCGACAACAACGGCGTCATGATCCAGCTGGGTAGCCCCGACAGCGGTTCGGGAACCGCATCCGGCACCATGTTCTTCGGTGTCGGGACGCAATCGAACAACACTCCGGCTTCCGGCGTCACTGCGGTGAAGCTCGATTCGAAGGGTGATTTCACTACTAAGTTCCAATCCACCACCTACGGTTCCAGCTACGCGGACACCGGTTCCAACGCATATTTCTTCGGCACCATCACCAACACAACCACGCTGACCACGAGCACGGGCATCACAGGCTGCAACCTGGGAACGGCTGCGAACCCGGCGTACTTCTACTGCCCATCCTCGGAGCTCAGCGAATCGGCGACGATGGCCGCTTCGGCGACCCCAACGTCCACAACCACAGTGAACTTCAAGGTCGGCAACGCGAACACGACGACTGGGTTTGCGCTCGACGACCTTGCCGGCACCAACACCGATGACACCTCGTTCGACTGGGGACTCCCGTTCTTCTTCGGACGCACCGTGTTCATCGGTTTTGACGGCGCCAGCAGCTCACTTGCCTCAGGGTCGTACATCGCCTTCTGA
- a CDS encoding GGDEF domain-containing protein translates to MNLPTPQLDASQHSKGMLASLSQQLASIEKRDTELWLILLSIGAMVGGCLLLVLAPAAFLRGGQFHFEVSISKESFFGLIALLTIANGYIVTRRFQYRKVRQQLISSTIQNELVRLQSFTDPLTEVYNRRSLDDMAGRYISSARRRKTDLTFMLIDVDKFRQVNSKFGHLTGDVVLAEVAALLRTSVRGSDAVVRYGGDEFLIILPESTAEHATHVVDRINRNLTDWNHSGQLKDFELSLSIGVAQWKDGATLDETLDAADHKMYAMKGAQTAHSK, encoded by the coding sequence ATGAACCTGCCCACGCCACAACTCGATGCCTCGCAGCATTCCAAGGGGATGCTCGCGAGCCTCAGCCAGCAACTCGCTTCCATCGAGAAACGTGACACGGAATTATGGCTGATCCTGCTTTCGATTGGAGCCATGGTAGGCGGATGCCTGCTCCTGGTGCTGGCGCCGGCGGCATTCCTGCGTGGCGGACAATTTCACTTCGAGGTCTCCATCAGCAAGGAGAGCTTCTTCGGCCTGATCGCGCTCTTGACCATTGCCAACGGCTATATCGTTACGCGACGCTTCCAGTACCGCAAGGTGCGCCAGCAACTGATCTCGTCCACCATTCAGAACGAACTGGTGCGGCTACAGTCCTTCACCGATCCGCTGACCGAGGTCTATAACCGCCGCTCGCTCGACGACATGGCCGGCCGCTATATCAGCAGCGCGCGCCGCCGCAAGACCGACCTCACCTTCATGCTCATTGATGTGGACAAGTTCCGCCAAGTGAACAGCAAGTTCGGCCACCTTACCGGCGACGTGGTGCTCGCCGAAGTCGCGGCCCTGCTGCGGACTTCCGTGCGCGGCTCCGATGCGGTGGTGCGCTACGGGGGCGATGAGTTCCTCATCATCCTTCCGGAGTCCACCGCCGAGCACGCCACCCACGTCGTGGACCGCATAAATCGCAACCTCACCGACTGGAACCACAGCGGCCAGCTCAAGGACTTCGAACTGTCGCTCAGCATCGGCGTAGCGCAATGGAAGGACGGCGCCACCCTCGACGAAACCCTGGATGCCGCCGACCACAAAATGTACGCGATGAAGGGCGCCCAAACCGCCCACTCAAAATAA
- a CDS encoding VWA domain-containing protein, translated as MTASGVSLAQNELDLYTTAVRQSRISDRSAWMARFLKEHPQSDLREDALEVLVWDAMESGQRDQSRQYAQELRQIDPHNALAMAVVAETRAETTGRADKKAAAQAFEIAKAGIQVYPQMHRPEGMREGEFILLQRQVVAVLDGEAGLGYLADKDYEAARRYLHEAVAIRPQDPRYLYGLSLALLDGKDAMQQEGYLYLARTVNLTQGTPAGQQIANYAQKRFEKQGGTTASWNEYLAAATTPGMPRRAPATQPEAPIVAKNVPPTRPGVQPQSEPRETNPEEIPQPTFKREYVARTSPVSMGILIQTEHLTKENRRQILDALTDMIRHLRNDDEVFIMAYGKSLQFEQDLTGNPKLLEEAMEQIKAESGTALLDAVGFAAGHLERIATNKNRLLLVISDGRNTPSKDNPLTLSQKLNTVRVDCIGLDVDGDSGRRQLESLAAYSGGQVSFASDTRQLRTAAVQMAEAIGIEFPD; from the coding sequence ATGACTGCATCCGGAGTCTCCCTCGCGCAGAACGAACTCGATCTCTATACCACTGCCGTGCGCCAAAGCCGCATCTCCGACCGGAGTGCGTGGATGGCGCGGTTTCTAAAGGAACATCCGCAGAGTGATTTGCGCGAGGATGCGCTTGAAGTCCTGGTATGGGACGCGATGGAAAGCGGCCAGCGTGACCAGTCGCGCCAATATGCGCAAGAGTTGCGGCAGATTGATCCGCACAATGCGCTGGCGATGGCGGTCGTGGCTGAAACGCGCGCAGAGACCACCGGTCGCGCCGACAAGAAAGCGGCGGCACAGGCTTTTGAAATAGCGAAGGCCGGGATCCAGGTGTATCCGCAAATGCATCGGCCGGAAGGCATGCGTGAGGGCGAGTTCATCCTGCTACAGCGGCAGGTGGTCGCGGTGCTCGATGGCGAAGCAGGCCTTGGATATCTCGCGGATAAAGATTACGAAGCGGCGCGCCGATATCTGCACGAGGCGGTTGCCATTCGTCCACAGGACCCGCGTTATCTTTACGGACTTTCGTTGGCGCTGCTCGACGGGAAAGACGCGATGCAGCAGGAGGGCTATCTCTATCTCGCGCGCACAGTGAACCTGACGCAAGGAACGCCGGCGGGACAGCAGATCGCAAATTACGCGCAGAAACGCTTCGAAAAACAGGGCGGTACGACTGCATCGTGGAACGAGTATCTTGCCGCGGCGACGACGCCGGGCATGCCGCGACGTGCGCCAGCGACGCAGCCTGAGGCCCCAATAGTCGCGAAGAACGTGCCGCCAACGCGGCCGGGAGTGCAGCCGCAATCCGAACCGCGTGAGACGAACCCTGAGGAGATTCCGCAGCCGACGTTTAAGCGTGAGTATGTGGCGCGCACGTCTCCCGTCTCGATGGGCATTTTGATTCAGACAGAACACCTGACGAAGGAGAACCGCCGACAGATCCTCGACGCGCTTACCGACATGATCCGGCACCTGCGCAACGACGATGAAGTGTTCATCATGGCGTATGGCAAGAGCCTGCAATTCGAGCAGGACCTCACCGGTAATCCGAAGCTTCTGGAAGAAGCGATGGAGCAGATCAAAGCGGAGAGCGGCACTGCCCTGCTCGATGCCGTGGGCTTTGCTGCGGGACACCTGGAGCGCATTGCGACCAACAAGAACCGGCTGTTGCTGGTGATTTCGGATGGGCGGAATACGCCGTCGAAGGACAATCCGCTTACGCTCTCGCAGAAACTGAATACGGTGCGGGTGGATTGCATTGGGCTTGATGTGGATGGCGATTCGGGGCGGCGTCAGTTGGAGTCGCTGGCGGCGTATTCAGGCGGGCAGGTGAGTTTTGCGAGCGACACGCGGCAACTGCGCACGGCGGCGGTGCAGATGGCGGAAGCGATTGGGATTGAGTTTCCGGATTAG
- a CDS encoding NADPH:quinone reductase — MKAIRVHEFGGPEVLKLEEVPEPKPGAHEVVVQIKAAGVNPVETYQRSGKYPSLPKLPWTPGNDGAGIVHSVGGDVKSVKAGDRVYLAGSSTGTYAEYSLSSESQVHLLPKNVSFAQGAAVGIPYGTAYRGLFQRAKSLPNEIVFINGASGAVGLAAVQLARAYGCLVIGTAGSDKGLSLVQEHGAHYAFNHSAEDLAQRVANICNLRGKQGPDVILEMLANKNLAKDMQMLGRHGRIVVIGNRGSIEVNPRDIMAKDGAILGMSLPTASDVEKSAIYSAIGSALEIGVAKPVVSKEYPLADAAKAQVDVIESSSHGKLVLVP, encoded by the coding sequence ATGAAAGCGATTCGCGTCCATGAATTTGGCGGTCCTGAGGTATTGAAGCTGGAAGAAGTGCCGGAGCCGAAGCCCGGCGCCCACGAAGTGGTGGTGCAGATCAAGGCCGCGGGCGTGAACCCGGTAGAGACGTATCAGCGCAGCGGCAAGTATCCGTCGTTACCGAAGCTGCCGTGGACGCCGGGCAACGACGGTGCGGGCATCGTGCACTCCGTCGGCGGCGATGTGAAATCGGTGAAGGCTGGCGATCGCGTATATCTCGCCGGGAGTTCGACGGGCACTTACGCGGAATACAGCTTAAGTAGCGAATCGCAGGTGCATCTGCTGCCGAAGAATGTGAGCTTCGCGCAGGGCGCGGCGGTGGGTATTCCCTACGGCACGGCTTATCGCGGGTTGTTCCAGCGCGCGAAGTCGCTGCCGAATGAGATCGTGTTTATCAATGGCGCGAGCGGTGCAGTGGGACTGGCGGCGGTGCAATTGGCGCGGGCGTATGGATGTCTCGTCATTGGCACGGCGGGAAGCGATAAAGGGCTTTCGCTGGTGCAGGAGCACGGCGCGCACTATGCGTTCAATCACAGCGCCGAGGACCTGGCGCAGAGAGTTGCGAATATCTGCAACCTTCGCGGGAAGCAAGGGCCGGATGTGATTCTCGAGATGTTGGCCAATAAAAACCTCGCAAAAGATATGCAGATGCTGGGACGTCATGGGCGCATCGTCGTGATTGGCAATCGCGGCTCGATCGAAGTGAATCCGCGCGATATCATGGCAAAAGATGGGGCGATTCTCGGGATGTCGTTGCCGACCGCGAGCGATGTGGAGAAGTCAGCGATTTATTCGGCGATTGGGTCAGCGCTGGAGATTGGTGTCGCGAAACCGGTGGTTTCAAAGGAATATCCGCTGGCGGATGCGGCGAAGGCGCAGGTGGATGTGATTGAGAGTTCCTCGCACGGCAAGCTTGTGCTGGTTCCGTAG
- a CDS encoding cupin domain-containing protein, producing the protein MNPLLSRQCIHTADVTFARVLLKKGCVVPEHHHVASQISYTVSGSLTFYLDGKQITVHPGEVLTIPPNMPHKAVAEEDTVEFDIFTPPRYDWINKDDAYLRK; encoded by the coding sequence ATGAACCCGCTGCTTTCGCGGCAGTGCATTCATACCGCGGATGTCACCTTCGCGCGCGTGCTGCTGAAGAAGGGCTGCGTGGTGCCGGAGCACCATCACGTGGCGTCGCAGATCTCCTACACCGTCTCGGGATCGTTAACGTTTTATCTCGACGGGAAACAGATCACGGTGCACCCGGGCGAGGTGCTGACCATCCCACCCAACATGCCGCATAAGGCGGTGGCCGAGGAAGATACGGTGGAGTTCGACATCTTCACGCCGCCGCGCTATGACTGGATCAATAAAGACGACGCATACCTGCGCAAGTAG
- a CDS encoding SPFH domain-containing protein, with the protein MTLGSFLKKQFIDVIDWTEPEDGILAYRYPMQDREIQNGGKLTVRDSQMALFVNEGKIADQFNPGLYTLNTNTLPLLTYIMNWDKAFQSPFKSDVYFYSTRQQTDQHWGTPNPITIRDKDFGMIRMRGFGIYAYHISDPKTFYQKISGTRETYTAAELEGQLRNTIIAMMTDAFANSQVPFLDLAANQTMLAQKISEKVGPTFTGYGLTLDSFVVENVSLPDELQKVLDQRIEMNMVGNLQQYTQFQAAQSIPIAAANEGGGAGIGAGLGAGIAMGQAIAGAVQGGMNPPPQGGAPTGGGAPTGGAPAGGAATASATKFCMSCGKSIPRSAGFCPECGQKQG; encoded by the coding sequence GTGACGCTAGGAAGCTTTCTCAAGAAGCAGTTCATTGATGTAATTGACTGGACCGAGCCCGAGGACGGGATCCTCGCCTATCGCTACCCGATGCAGGACCGCGAGATCCAGAATGGCGGCAAGCTCACGGTGCGCGACTCGCAGATGGCGCTGTTCGTAAACGAAGGCAAGATCGCCGACCAGTTCAACCCCGGCCTTTACACGCTGAACACTAATACCCTGCCGCTTCTGACGTACATCATGAACTGGGACAAGGCGTTCCAGTCGCCGTTTAAGTCGGACGTGTACTTCTACTCGACGCGGCAGCAGACTGACCAGCACTGGGGGACGCCGAACCCGATCACCATCCGCGATAAGGATTTTGGGATGATCCGGATGCGCGGCTTTGGTATTTACGCGTACCACATCAGCGACCCAAAGACCTTCTACCAGAAGATTAGCGGCACGCGCGAGACTTACACCGCGGCGGAGCTCGAAGGCCAGCTGCGGAACACGATCATCGCGATGATGACTGATGCGTTCGCCAACAGCCAGGTTCCCTTCCTCGATCTTGCGGCCAACCAGACGATGCTGGCGCAGAAGATATCGGAGAAAGTTGGGCCGACGTTTACCGGCTACGGCCTGACGCTGGACAGCTTTGTTGTCGAGAACGTATCGCTGCCCGATGAGTTGCAGAAGGTGCTCGACCAGCGGATTGAGATGAATATGGTCGGCAATCTGCAGCAGTACACGCAGTTCCAGGCAGCGCAGTCGATCCCGATTGCAGCGGCCAACGAAGGTGGCGGTGCGGGCATTGGCGCTGGACTGGGCGCGGGCATTGCCATGGGACAGGCGATTGCGGGAGCGGTGCAAGGCGGAATGAATCCTCCGCCGCAGGGCGGCGCGCCGACAGGCGGGGGAGCACCTACGGGTGGCGCTCCGGCGGGCGGAGCAGCGACGGCGAGTGCGACGAAGTTTTGCATGAGTTGCGGGAAGTCGATTCCGCGGTCAGCGGGGTTCTGTCCGGAGTGCGGGCAAAAGCAGGGATAG
- a CDS encoding DUF4870 domain-containing protein — protein MDSQLPPATVDLYVPSPDERTMATLAHALQMLGGWIAPLIIFFTKRESKFVSFHALQVLLFQMFYLAAVMVFGAIFFVVMFASIFGTVAAQGHSSQPPFALFVIFPFFWLAMMAGGVLTLIMAIVYALKANRGEWAEIPVVGKWAKHILHI, from the coding sequence ATGGACAGCCAACTTCCGCCCGCCACCGTAGATCTCTACGTTCCTTCTCCGGACGAACGCACCATGGCAACGCTCGCGCACGCGCTGCAAATGCTTGGCGGATGGATTGCCCCCCTCATCATCTTCTTCACCAAGCGCGAATCGAAGTTTGTCTCATTCCACGCGCTCCAGGTGCTGCTCTTCCAAATGTTCTATCTCGCCGCGGTGATGGTCTTCGGGGCAATTTTCTTCGTCGTGATGTTCGCAAGCATATTCGGAACCGTGGCTGCCCAAGGCCATTCGTCGCAACCGCCGTTCGCATTGTTCGTCATCTTCCCGTTCTTCTGGCTCGCGATGATGGCCGGTGGCGTCCTTACCCTGATCATGGCCATCGTCTACGCGCTTAAGGCCAACCGCGGCGAATGGGCCGAGATCCCGGTAGTAGGGAAGTGGGCGAAGCACATCCTCCACATCTGA
- a CDS encoding polysaccharide deacetylase family protein, protein MFPPKISSGLRVHGLYELFRRAGVTAHDWAECEVTTGPECLAVRLGWARQKRIEFPIFPAKSACDRTVRLGWMFPPDDRVHRLVPDFILPHHPEPVPQGCLFDLVSDHVIRCKTDLPTIAIAVLARLEETASNERDPHGRFPANASVAFREGFLGRAIVDEYGLGLRQALEVLSPEWSPQPREFALKLSHDIDRIGIPFHFRTALKETLRSRRPQDTALSLLSAFALVDPPALRSVDRIIQISKEQNLSSAVYWMASTPSEYDSGYSISDRRVRQHFLHFLAEHVEMGYHASYFAFGNPELLRAESESLRSAIQTDAIGGRHHYLRWLPSCWGDWEKAGLKYDSSVGYADCIGFRAGTCIPYRPWNFAEDRPYDLLEIPLLVMECSLIAKQYMGLGRGEAVARVRELAERCRLTGGEFTLLCHNDMLFDPEVGEDFYLSLVKAIGTREKYDWAEDLRTQRQQCAHPAMAH, encoded by the coding sequence ATGTTCCCGCCGAAAATATCTTCAGGCCTGCGAGTCCACGGCCTTTACGAGTTGTTTCGGCGAGCCGGCGTCACCGCGCACGATTGGGCCGAATGCGAAGTGACCACTGGACCGGAATGTCTCGCGGTGCGACTCGGTTGGGCGCGCCAGAAGCGCATCGAATTCCCAATTTTCCCCGCCAAAAGCGCATGCGACAGGACGGTCCGTCTCGGCTGGATGTTTCCACCCGATGATCGCGTGCACCGACTGGTTCCCGATTTCATATTGCCGCACCATCCCGAACCGGTCCCGCAAGGCTGCCTCTTCGACCTCGTTTCCGACCATGTAATCCGTTGCAAAACCGACCTTCCCACCATTGCTATCGCCGTGCTCGCGCGCCTTGAGGAGACCGCGTCCAACGAGCGCGACCCGCATGGGCGATTTCCGGCAAACGCCAGTGTCGCGTTTCGCGAAGGATTTCTCGGCCGCGCCATTGTCGATGAGTACGGTTTGGGTCTCCGCCAGGCGTTAGAAGTCCTCTCGCCAGAATGGAGCCCGCAGCCCCGCGAATTCGCGCTCAAGCTGTCACACGACATCGACCGCATCGGTATCCCGTTCCACTTTCGAACCGCTTTAAAGGAGACACTCCGAAGCCGTCGTCCGCAGGACACCGCCTTGTCCCTGTTGAGCGCTTTTGCGCTGGTGGATCCTCCCGCGCTTCGATCGGTGGACCGCATCATCCAGATCTCGAAAGAACAGAATTTGAGTTCCGCAGTTTACTGGATGGCCAGCACGCCTTCCGAGTACGATTCCGGCTATTCGATTTCCGACCGCCGCGTCCGGCAGCATTTCTTGCATTTCCTGGCCGAGCACGTCGAGATGGGATATCACGCCAGTTACTTCGCCTTTGGCAACCCCGAGTTGCTTCGAGCAGAATCCGAGAGTCTGCGATCGGCGATTCAGACCGATGCGATCGGTGGCCGCCATCACTATTTAAGGTGGCTCCCATCGTGTTGGGGAGATTGGGAAAAGGCTGGGCTGAAGTACGACAGTTCGGTAGGTTATGCTGACTGCATCGGCTTCCGTGCTGGTACTTGCATCCCTTATCGGCCGTGGAATTTCGCCGAGGACCGGCCCTACGACCTTCTTGAAATTCCGCTGCTTGTCATGGAGTGCTCGCTGATCGCAAAGCAGTACATGGGCTTGGGAAGAGGGGAGGCTGTTGCGCGGGTGAGGGAACTTGCGGAGCGTTGCCGCCTTACGGGCGGGGAGTTCACTCTGCTCTGCCACAACGACATGCTTTTCGACCCCGAGGTCGGCGAAGACTTCTATCTCTCGCTCGTGAAGGCGATCGGCACCCGCGAAAAATACGACTGGGCTGAAGACTTAAGGACGCAGCGGCAGCAGTGCGCGCATCCCGCAATGGCGCACTAA
- a CDS encoding acyl carrier protein, which translates to MANYFDELSETIRAIIRERGDVPSELAPTTPILECGLDSLDIASLVARLEERYGVDPFSDDSLNEVPQNLGQMAALYEQTVSRQHPQ; encoded by the coding sequence ATGGCCAATTATTTTGACGAGTTGTCGGAGACCATCCGCGCCATCATCCGCGAACGCGGAGATGTGCCCAGCGAACTTGCGCCTACTACACCGATCCTCGAATGCGGACTCGATTCGCTCGATATCGCTTCCCTCGTCGCCCGTCTCGAGGAGCGTTATGGCGTCGATCCTTTCTCCGATGACTCCCTCAACGAAGTGCCGCAGAACCTCGGCCAGATGGCTGCACTTTACGAGCAAACCGTCAGCCGCCAGCATCCGCAGTGA